A single window of Rubripirellula lacrimiformis DNA harbors:
- a CDS encoding helix-turn-helix domain-containing protein, with the protein MKKARGAKSFGAVLREKRMAKKITLRKFAEMIGVSATYLSQVEQDHFAPPTADRVTKIAELLGEDSDEWIRLADRVPDDVDIMVRQHPKDMPELMRLATGLSPEQFEVIKEQIRKMKKRGK; encoded by the coding sequence AAGGCTCGTGGTGCGAAGTCGTTTGGCGCGGTGCTGCGCGAAAAACGGATGGCGAAGAAGATCACGCTGCGCAAGTTCGCCGAGATGATTGGCGTGTCGGCAACTTATCTGTCGCAGGTCGAACAGGATCACTTCGCGCCGCCGACGGCGGATCGTGTCACGAAGATCGCCGAGTTGTTGGGCGAGGATTCCGACGAATGGATTCGGCTGGCGGATCGCGTGCCGGATGACGTGGATATCATGGTCCGCCAACACCCTAAAGACATGCCCGAGCTGATGCGGTTGGCGACTGGGCTTTCACCAGAACAATTTGAAGTCATCAAAGAACAGATTCGTAAAATGAAAAAGCGGGGGAAATGA